The following proteins are co-located in the Oceanimonas sp. GK1 genome:
- the fliR gene encoding flagellar biosynthetic protein FliR encodes MTPLLSLTTPELMAWIGKGWWPFCRLAAFFWVLPLFGDGHLSPQIRLLLAFALAMVLMPLLPKGPEIDPFSFATLVITLEQLLFGALLALMLQLLFTVVTMAGQILSMQMGLAMAVMNDPVNGGSAPLLGQLLWIFVALLFLAWNGHLLALDVIVESFRRWPVGHSLYELDLSVLIHLAGWMFGAALLLALPAVIAMLLVNITFGVMNRSAPSLNIFALGFPMTMMLGLVSLLLMLANLPQRYLEFSQDVFDLMRQWSS; translated from the coding sequence ATGACACCCCTGCTCAGCCTGACCACCCCGGAGCTGATGGCCTGGATTGGCAAAGGCTGGTGGCCCTTTTGCCGGCTGGCGGCGTTTTTCTGGGTGTTACCGCTGTTCGGCGATGGTCATCTGAGCCCGCAAATCCGCTTGCTGCTGGCCTTTGCCCTGGCCATGGTGCTGATGCCGCTGCTGCCAAAGGGGCCGGAAATTGACCCCTTTTCCTTTGCCACCCTGGTGATCACCCTGGAGCAGTTGCTGTTCGGCGCCCTGCTGGCGCTGATGCTGCAGCTGCTGTTTACCGTGGTGACCATGGCTGGCCAGATATTATCGATGCAGATGGGCCTGGCCATGGCGGTGATGAACGATCCGGTCAATGGCGGCTCGGCGCCGCTGCTGGGCCAGTTGCTGTGGATTTTTGTGGCGCTGCTGTTCCTGGCCTGGAACGGCCATCTGCTGGCATTGGACGTGATTGTGGAGAGCTTTCGCCGCTGGCCGGTGGGGCACAGCCTGTATGAGCTGGATCTTTCTGTATTGATTCACCTTGCCGGCTGGATGTTCGGCGCCGCCCTGCTGCTGGCCTTGCCGGCGGTGATCGCCATGCTGCTGGTCAATATCACCTTTGGCGTCATGAACCGCAGCGCCCCCTCGCTCAATATTTTCGCCCTGGGCTTTCCCATGACCATGATGCTGGGGCTGGTGTCCTTGTTGCTGATGCTGGCCAACCTTCCCCAGCGCTACCTGGAATTCAGTCAGGACGTGTTTGATCTCATGCGTCAGTGGAGTTCGTAA
- a CDS encoding flagellar biosynthetic protein FliQ, which produces MTPEQTVDIISQAVLTIIAMVSVLIIPGMVVGLVVSIIQSATQIQEQTLSFFPRLLVTLLMLIFAGHWLLRELMELFDMLYTLIPGSL; this is translated from the coding sequence ATGACGCCCGAGCAGACGGTGGACATCATCAGCCAGGCGGTGCTGACCATCATCGCCATGGTCAGCGTGCTGATCATTCCCGGCATGGTAGTAGGGCTGGTGGTGAGCATTATTCAGTCGGCCACGCAAATTCAGGAGCAGACCCTGAGCTTTTTTCCGCGGCTGCTGGTGACCCTGTTGATGCTGATCTTCGCCGGCCACTGGCTGCTGCGGGAGCTGATGGAGCTGTTCGACATGCTTTACACCCTGATCCCCGGAAGCCTCTGA